A genomic region of Saprospiraceae bacterium contains the following coding sequences:
- a CDS encoding transposase, with the protein MATIRRQFKMSIEQRMARHFSESFKRSKVLEIEQGRSKVSEICKEYEVSPTNVYKWMSKFGAAKSQIRMIVETNSDTKKIIELKQKVAELERVIGQKQILIDFQTKMIELAEEAYKIDIKKNILQHNLLLQTGAKAISILIK; encoded by the coding sequence ATGGCAACAATTAGAAGGCAATTTAAAATGAGCATTGAGCAGCGTATGGCGAGGCATTTTTCAGAAAGTTTCAAACGATCGAAGGTTCTCGAGATAGAGCAAGGCAGGAGCAAAGTCAGTGAAATTTGTAAGGAATACGAGGTTAGCCCTACCAATGTATACAAATGGATGAGTAAATTTGGTGCAGCTAAAAGCCAAATTCGCATGATTGTTGAAACAAATTCCGACACTAAAAAAATAATAGAACTTAAGCAAAAAGTTGCAGAATTGGAACGAGTAATTGGTCAAAAACAGATCCTAATTGACTTTCAAACTAAGATGATTGAATTAGCAGAAGAAGCATACAAGATTGATATTAAAAAAAATATTCTTCAGCACAATCTGCTACTTCAGACAGGAGCGAAAGCGATATCCATTCTCATTAAATAA
- a CDS encoding DDE-type integrase/transposase/recombinase, translating to MNISKQSVHQRIERNHQDLEIEAQLLWLIHQIREDHPTMGVRDLFYKIRPESMGRDRFEAFCKENSLMSLKKVFRPRTTDNTGVIRFDNLLIDLQINRVDQVWQSDITYFELNNRFYYLTFILDAYSRRIVGHNVSDNLTTICTTMPALKMAIKLRAKQKMSELIFHSDGGGQYYAKSFFRAYRKI from the coding sequence ATGAATATCAGCAAACAATCTGTTCATCAAAGAATAGAAAGGAATCACCAGGATCTAGAAATAGAAGCACAACTTCTGTGGCTCATACACCAAATTCGTGAAGATCACCCTACGATGGGAGTGCGTGATCTGTTTTATAAAATTCGGCCAGAATCCATGGGCAGGGACCGTTTTGAAGCCTTTTGTAAAGAAAATAGTTTGATGTCCCTTAAGAAAGTATTTAGGCCAAGAACAACAGACAACACAGGGGTTATACGATTTGACAATTTGCTTATAGATCTCCAAATCAATCGAGTTGATCAAGTCTGGCAAAGCGACATAACCTATTTTGAATTAAACAATAGGTTTTATTATTTAACTTTTATCCTTGATGCTTATTCTAGACGAATTGTTGGGCATAACGTGTCGGATAATTTAACGACCATTTGTACCACAATGCCAGCCTTAAAAATGGCTATAAAGTTGCGAGCCAAACAAAAGATGAGCGAATTAATATTCCATTCCGATGGTGGTGGACAATACTATGCAAAATCCTTTTTTAGAGCTTACCGCAAAATATGA
- the ftsZ gene encoding cell division protein FtsZ, translating to MSQNSIIKVIGVGGGGTNAVTHMYNLGIRGVDFAVCNTDEQSLDLSSVPTKIQLGPLLTVGRGAGNNPEMGKKACMESTEDLQDFLEADTKMLFITAGMGGGTGTGAGPILAKVAREMGILTVGIVTLPFSFEGPRRGKHAHEGIEQLKQNVDALIVVSNDKLRQIYGNLPMSSAFSHADNVLATAAKGIAEIITVPGYINVDFEDVNFVMKDSGVAIMGSAAAAGDDRAKKVIEDALNSPLLEDNDIRGAKHILLNITTGRNPEITMDEVGVITEYIQQEAGFETDLIWGSCVDDSLNDQISVTLIATGFGSGYKARTDEVAIKVALDEDLEKMMTQGETESKPYVFEFEEQPDEKRANDWVPQNHQLERPFGQAPDKDFDLNAVNGRKGRTPVMTSPLQDTKNLSETENIPAYERRNVKLDWVSPSSEFNSSKVRMYMDEDNKPEIREENSFLHDNVD from the coding sequence ATGAGTCAAAATTCCATCATAAAGGTCATCGGTGTAGGAGGAGGTGGGACCAATGCAGTGACTCATATGTATAATTTAGGTATCCGGGGCGTGGATTTTGCTGTTTGCAATACAGATGAGCAGTCGCTTGATTTAAGCTCTGTTCCAACTAAAATTCAATTAGGTCCGCTTTTAACTGTTGGTCGTGGTGCCGGAAATAACCCTGAAATGGGCAAAAAGGCCTGCATGGAATCAACAGAAGATCTCCAGGATTTTTTAGAAGCCGATACTAAAATGTTGTTTATCACAGCAGGTATGGGTGGTGGAACTGGCACCGGAGCTGGTCCGATCCTCGCTAAAGTTGCCCGTGAAATGGGAATTCTCACGGTTGGCATAGTGACTTTGCCCTTTTCCTTCGAAGGCCCGCGCAGAGGTAAACATGCACACGAAGGAATTGAACAACTGAAACAAAATGTCGATGCATTGATCGTAGTTTCTAATGATAAATTACGTCAGATTTATGGCAATCTGCCTATGTCAAGTGCGTTTTCACATGCTGATAATGTACTGGCAACTGCCGCAAAAGGAATTGCTGAGATCATAACTGTACCCGGTTATATAAATGTCGACTTTGAAGATGTAAATTTTGTGATGAAAGATAGTGGGGTTGCAATTATGGGTTCAGCTGCTGCAGCCGGGGATGATCGCGCTAAAAAAGTTATTGAAGATGCCTTGAATTCGCCACTTCTTGAAGATAATGACATTCGTGGAGCTAAACATATTTTATTAAATATTACAACCGGACGCAATCCGGAGATCACAATGGATGAAGTTGGCGTTATTACCGAATACATCCAACAAGAAGCAGGATTCGAAACGGACCTGATCTGGGGTTCTTGCGTTGATGATAGTCTTAATGATCAAATCAGCGTTACCTTGATTGCCACTGGTTTTGGTTCAGGGTATAAGGCTCGTACAGACGAAGTAGCTATTAAAGTAGCCTTGGATGAAGATTTAGAAAAAATGATGACTCAGGGGGAAACGGAAAGCAAACCTTATGTGTTTGAATTTGAAGAACAACCCGATGAAAAAAGAGCTAACGACTGGGTTCCACAAAACCATCAGCTTGAAAGACCTTTCGGACAAGCTCCTGATAAAGATTTTGATTTGAATGCAGTCAATGGAAGGAAGGGCCGTACTCCGGTGATGACTTCTCCCTTACAGGATACAAAAAACTTAAGTGAAACTGAAAATATACCGGCTTATGAGCGGAGGAATGTGAAGTTGGATTGGGTTAGTCCATCTTCAGAGTTCAATTCTTCTAAAGTACGAATGTACATGGATGAAGATAACAAGCCCGAAATACGGGAAGAGAACTCATTTCTCCACGATAATGTCGATTAA
- the ftsA gene encoding cell division protein FtsA, whose translation MDTSLNPNPELVVALNVGSNKVSAFAGKKNLLGKVELLGYGVAPCEGVNRGIVSNIDKTSKAICDAIDLAEKRCKLEINTVFVGIAGEHVKSLHHQGVMYRDNPKVEISQEDIDILIQNMHKIALPHGDKILHVVPQEFYIDNQKEGYLDPIGMSGSRLESNFHIITANTEALDNLVRAVEKAQLQIAGFVLEPTATAEAVLSKDEKEGGVVLIDIGGGTTEVSIYADGIVRYTGVVPLGSNVITKDIKAGCSVIHEQAEKLKLRFGSAVADEIVDNRIITIPGLMGREPKEISEKNLSRIIQSRVEELFEYIMWEIRRSGFENKLIAGMVLTGGGSKLKDIELLAEFQTGLSTRIGLPLEQKIAHMDADALNPAYATGIGILLESMKKVTPGLPDIPETKKQIHIMNLDPEDELEGAVPEVEKSPGLFKKLKDGVYEGFTGFFRPGADSEF comes from the coding sequence ATGGACACGAGTCTCAATCCAAATCCGGAATTGGTCGTAGCTCTCAATGTAGGCTCAAACAAAGTCAGTGCTTTTGCTGGAAAGAAAAATTTGTTAGGCAAAGTTGAATTGTTGGGATACGGTGTAGCACCTTGTGAAGGTGTTAATCGCGGCATCGTGAGTAATATCGACAAGACATCAAAAGCCATTTGTGATGCCATTGATCTAGCAGAAAAGAGATGCAAGCTTGAAATAAATACCGTCTTTGTTGGAATTGCAGGCGAACATGTAAAGAGTTTACATCATCAGGGAGTGATGTATCGCGATAACCCAAAAGTGGAGATCAGCCAAGAAGATATTGATATTCTCATTCAGAATATGCATAAAATTGCTTTGCCACATGGCGATAAGATTTTGCACGTGGTACCTCAAGAATTTTATATCGATAATCAGAAGGAAGGATATCTCGATCCTATAGGTATGTCGGGCTCAAGGCTTGAAAGTAATTTTCATATTATAACTGCAAATACAGAAGCCTTGGATAATCTGGTACGTGCAGTAGAAAAAGCACAATTGCAAATTGCGGGTTTTGTATTGGAGCCCACCGCAACAGCAGAAGCAGTTTTGTCGAAGGATGAAAAAGAAGGTGGGGTTGTTTTGATTGATATCGGAGGTGGCACTACAGAAGTAAGCATTTATGCAGATGGTATTGTGCGATATACCGGGGTGGTTCCTTTAGGCTCCAATGTCATCACAAAAGATATCAAAGCCGGATGTTCAGTCATACACGAACAAGCTGAAAAATTGAAGTTGAGATTTGGATCTGCCGTTGCAGATGAAATTGTGGACAATAGAATTATTACAATACCTGGTTTAATGGGTCGCGAACCTAAAGAGATTTCCGAAAAGAATTTATCGCGTATCATTCAATCTAGGGTAGAAGAATTGTTTGAGTACATCATGTGGGAAATCCGCAGAAGCGGTTTTGAGAATAAACTGATTGCAGGAATGGTATTGACAGGAGGCGGTTCTAAACTTAAAGATATTGAATTATTGGCCGAGTTCCAAACGGGTTTATCTACTCGAATCGGATTACCGCTTGAGCAAAAAATAGCACATATGGATGCAGATGCGCTCAATCCGGCTTATGCAACGGGTATCGGAATCCTATTGGAATCAATGAAAAAAGTAACACCCGGTTTACCGGATATTCCGGAAACCAAAAAGCAGATCCATATCATGAACCTGGATCCTGAAGATGAATTGGAAGGGGCTGTCCCTGAAGTGGAAAAAAGTCCCGGTCTTTTTAAAAAATTAAAAGATGGGGTCTATGAAGGATTTACTGGATTTTTTAGACCAGGGGCAGATTCTGAGTTCTGA
- a CDS encoding PKD domain-containing protein, producing the protein MRHSLMMVVAFLLSMFSLEAQSVKIYGFVYNTDKKPVADWAVTITSSPATNSGGVRLQTNADGYYEHEFKLNPNIGAYLVSVTDPCQAAPLVQKAPAQEGKFQLDFVICARNTSGGEPCDGKFDFIVHGDGWVEFHASAATERVEYHWDFGDGTSGTGKDLRHQYNAPGVYVVNLIITNGTCKKLYTFKVEVKDSTPPPPPPTSWNNECCGKVNISTATLNTTAGNGYVFKASAGIPIKEVSWDFGDGTTGTGVEVRHVYAKEGKYLVVTKITGEFCTVILNTWIHVGRGTNADPCEGLDFGFATDQLSAKFRADLKGKKADKLKWDFGDGTGSTDAETSHTYARAGVYKVTLYVLIDGKLCQITKEVKVGGRTDPNDPCNYDFKFTIDQLTVKLEAGFNAKPDKFYWDLGDGNTSSDFSVKHTYAKAGTYTVTLYYVINGVECKVSKRITVGGRIGNKFDIVIYDVSPNPAVDDIIVSIKSSDKVNVTLVVSDVTGVSLLKTRAELEVGDNKVPMSLTNLKPGTYVVYLYHENQPLSKALFQKL; encoded by the coding sequence ATGCGACATTCTTTAATGATGGTTGTGGCTTTTCTCCTTTCTATGTTTAGTCTGGAGGCACAATCTGTTAAAATTTACGGTTTTGTTTACAACACCGACAAAAAGCCAGTGGCTGACTGGGCTGTAACAATAACTTCTAGCCCGGCAACCAATTCCGGCGGTGTTCGCCTTCAAACGAACGCAGATGGCTACTACGAGCATGAATTCAAATTGAACCCGAATATTGGAGCTTATCTGGTAAGTGTAACAGACCCTTGTCAGGCAGCACCTTTAGTTCAGAAAGCACCTGCTCAGGAAGGTAAATTTCAATTGGATTTTGTCATTTGTGCAAGAAACACTTCAGGTGGAGAACCTTGTGATGGCAAATTCGATTTTATCGTCCATGGTGACGGCTGGGTTGAATTTCACGCAAGTGCTGCTACCGAGAGGGTTGAATACCATTGGGACTTTGGCGATGGAACAAGCGGAACCGGTAAAGACCTAAGACATCAATACAATGCTCCGGGAGTTTATGTGGTGAATTTAATCATCACAAACGGAACTTGTAAAAAATTATACACCTTTAAGGTAGAAGTAAAGGACTCCACTCCACCACCACCTCCTCCAACTTCATGGAATAATGAATGTTGTGGTAAAGTAAATATCAGTACAGCTACCTTAAATACCACAGCGGGCAATGGATATGTTTTTAAGGCCTCTGCTGGAATTCCGATTAAAGAGGTAAGCTGGGATTTTGGAGATGGAACAACGGGTACTGGTGTAGAAGTAAGGCATGTATATGCCAAGGAAGGAAAATATCTGGTGGTTACAAAAATTACCGGCGAATTTTGCACGGTCATCCTCAATACATGGATTCATGTTGGCCGAGGAACAAATGCAGATCCTTGCGAGGGCCTTGATTTTGGATTTGCAACTGATCAATTATCAGCAAAATTCCGTGCTGATCTAAAAGGAAAAAAAGCAGATAAACTGAAATGGGATTTTGGCGACGGTACAGGAAGCACTGATGCTGAAACGAGTCACACTTACGCTCGTGCAGGTGTTTATAAAGTCACACTCTATGTTTTGATAGATGGCAAATTATGCCAAATTACAAAAGAAGTCAAAGTAGGCGGCAGAACCGATCCAAATGATCCATGCAATTATGATTTTAAATTTACAATCGACCAACTCACCGTTAAACTTGAGGCTGGATTTAATGCCAAACCAGATAAATTTTACTGGGATCTTGGAGATGGTAACACTTCTTCAGATTTTTCTGTAAAACATACTTATGCTAAAGCAGGTACCTACACAGTGACTTTGTATTATGTAATAAATGGGGTTGAGTGCAAAGTTTCCAAGAGAATCACCGTGGGTGGAAGAATTGGAAATAAATTTGATATCGTTATTTACGATGTGAGTCCAAACCCAGCAGTAGATGACATCATTGTTTCAATTAAAAGCAGTGATAAGGTAAATGTAACTTTAGTTGTTTCCGATGTAACGGGTGTTAGTTTACTAAAAACGCGTGCTGAATTGGAAGTAGGTGACAATAAAGTCCCAATGTCTTTAACAAATCTGAAGCCAGGAACTTATGTTGTTTATTTGTATCACGAAAATCAACCATTGTCTAAGGCCTTGTTTCAAAAATTATAA
- a CDS encoding UDP-N-acetylmuramate--L-alanine ligase, with the protein MQLNELGTIYFLGIGGIGMSNLARYFHKRGVRIHGYDKTATALTDELQREGMSIHFEDQPDLIPLTTDLVILTPAIPKELKEYQWVLHKNWPVHKRSEVLGWITSQVFNIAVAGTHGKTTTSALLAHLLVDAELPVTAFLGGICTNYGLNYLDKGDQIMVEEADEYDRSFLQLSPDIASIGSLDADHLDIYGSLEAMQLTYLDFAKRIKPNGRLLLSDTIDIEMIELFKRELIGVDVQCFGFQNEEIKASIIGTQSGWMVFEYISKIYHIKDLSLRLPGQHNVRNAMAAISVALQLGLREDQIRKGLLNFQGIQRRFQWRLETNAKVLIDDYAHHPEELRSVIQACRDIYPGRRITGIFQPHLYSRTRDFMSAFAYALEALDQIILVEIYPAREEPIPGITSERLFETINHPLKWICRKETLLELVSRLELDVVMTLGAGDLDLMIEDLIKVIARN; encoded by the coding sequence ATGCAGTTAAATGAATTGGGCACAATTTATTTTTTAGGAATTGGAGGCATTGGTATGAGCAATCTCGCCAGGTATTTTCATAAAAGGGGAGTCCGGATACACGGTTATGATAAAACGGCTACCGCTTTGACAGACGAACTCCAAAGGGAGGGAATGTCTATACATTTTGAAGATCAACCTGATCTCATTCCTCTAACAACTGACCTCGTCATTTTAACTCCTGCAATTCCAAAAGAATTGAAAGAATATCAATGGGTACTGCATAAAAATTGGCCGGTTCACAAAAGATCAGAAGTGCTTGGATGGATAACAAGTCAGGTTTTTAATATAGCTGTTGCAGGAACCCATGGCAAAACAACTACCAGCGCATTATTAGCACATTTGTTAGTGGATGCTGAACTTCCAGTAACTGCTTTTTTAGGTGGAATTTGCACGAATTATGGTTTGAATTATCTGGATAAGGGTGACCAAATTATGGTTGAAGAGGCTGATGAGTATGACCGATCATTTTTGCAATTGAGCCCTGATATTGCGAGCATTGGATCTCTCGATGCCGATCATTTGGACATCTATGGCAGCCTTGAGGCCATGCAATTAACTTATCTTGATTTTGCGAAAAGAATAAAACCAAACGGAAGGCTTTTGTTGAGCGACACGATTGATATTGAAATGATAGAACTTTTCAAAAGAGAATTGATAGGGGTAGATGTACAGTGTTTCGGATTTCAAAATGAAGAGATAAAAGCAAGCATAATTGGAACCCAATCAGGGTGGATGGTGTTTGAATATATTAGTAAAATATATCATATAAAAGATTTATCTTTACGCTTGCCTGGTCAGCATAATGTCCGTAATGCAATGGCTGCGATAAGTGTTGCTCTGCAATTAGGCCTGCGTGAAGACCAGATTCGAAAAGGCTTGCTTAATTTTCAGGGAATCCAACGAAGATTTCAATGGAGACTGGAAACGAATGCCAAAGTCCTAATCGATGATTACGCTCACCATCCTGAGGAATTGCGGTCTGTTATTCAGGCTTGTAGGGATATTTATCCCGGACGCCGGATAACTGGAATTTTTCAACCACATCTGTATTCGCGTACACGCGATTTTATGAGTGCATTTGCTTATGCACTCGAAGCTTTGGACCAGATTATTTTAGTTGAAATTTACCCCGCACGTGAGGAACCCATACCAGGCATTACTTCTGAACGATTGTTTGAAACGATCAACCATCCTTTAAAGTGGATTTGTAGGAAGGAAACGTTATTGGAACTTGTGTCAAGGCTGGAACTTGATGTTGTGATGACCTTAGGAGCCGGAGATCTTGATTTGATGATAGAAGATTTGATAAAAGTGATCGCTCGAAATTGA